TAGGTCCCTTATACTTTGTTAAATAGTTACTGATAAGTACTACAAGCTCTATATTGTGCACCATGCCTATTTTGATTGCATCGGGATAGATATCCTCAAAGATTGCATCCAGCTGGTCTTGTACAACCGAGGTAGGTATCTCATAAATACGTCTCACACCTTGTGTATTCTGAACGGGGAGTGCGGTTAAAACATTCATGGCATAGCAGCCCAGTGCTGATATCGTTTTGGTATCAGCTTGTATGCCGGCTCCGCCGCTTCCGTCGAATCCCGCTATGCTGAGTACAGTAGGGACCCTATATTTTTTGTTTTTTGTCATTTTAGTAATGCTTTTAATTGTGCACTGGCCTGTCTGGGATCCGCACTTTGACATATGGCCGAAACAACTGCGATGGAATCTGCTCCCGCGTTCCAAGCTTGTTGTGCGGTTTGGAAATTTATGCTTCCGATCGCAATCAATGGCTTTTCGGTACTATTCCGAAGTTGCTTTAAACCCGTAATTCCCCATTCAGTAACAGTATCTCTTTTGGTAGGTGTTGAAAAGATGGGACTTACACCGAGGTGGTCGACGAATAACATCTGTTGGCTCTCTAGCTGTTGCACAGCTTCTATAGACCATCCAATGGTTAATTTATCACCATATTTTTCGCGAATAGCGAGCGGCTGCAAATCATTTTGACCCACATGTATTCCCCATGCCTCGATTTGGGCAGCGATTTCTACGGCATCATTGATAACGAGCGGAATACCATAATGATCGGTTAGTTTTTTCAAACGGACGGCTTTATCCAAAAATGCGGCTGCATCGTCAGCTTTTTCGCGCAATTGAATCAGATCAACTCCACCAATAATAGCCTCTTCGGCGACCTTAAGCCAATTTTTGGGATAACAATCCCGCTCGGAGATGACTAAGTACAAAGGATACGGGAAAAGCGGATTAATGTGCATATCGTTTGATCTTGAGACTTGATTGTATACGATCTGCATTGAGCCGATAGAGTTCGTCATAAAGATGCAATTGCAGGGTACCCGGCCCACTAGCCGATTGGGCTGCGAGCTCTCCAGCCAGGCTCAAGAGGGAGACCCCTGCGGCAGCAGCTTCAAAATAGCGATCTGTAACAGCTAGGAATGCACCAATGATGGCAGTAGCACTACAGCCAAGTCCCGTCACTTGCGTCATTAATGGGTGGCCGTTATACACTTCAACCGTGTGTTTTTCCGAAAGGATGTAATCTATGTTTCCAGAAATACAGATGATGGAGCCCGTATGCTGTTGCAATAGCTTTCCAAACCTGAGCGCATCTTTACTATCCGCGGTGCTGTCAACTCCTTTTGTATTTGGTTGGTTGGAATTGTAAAGCGTTATGATTTCCGATGCATTGCCACGGATTACTGTTGGTTTTAGCGCTAGTAGGTTGGAAAGTAGATCATTGCGAAATGCTGATATCCCGGCACCAACAGGGTCCAATACCCACGGTCGTCCGATGGTATTGGCGTGTTCCGTAGCGACCAGCATGGCTTCGGCTGTATGTTCACTTAAAGTACCGATATTAATGACGAGCGCTTGTGAAATATCGACAACTTCGCGTACTTCCAATGGGCTGTGTACCATTACGGGGGATGCTCCTAAGGCTAAAAGTGCGTTGGCCGTAGTGTTCATCACAACGAGGTTTGTGATGTTATGCACGAGCGGTTTTTCAATCCTCACCTGCTCCAGTAAATTGATAATAGAATCTTCCATTGTTTTTGCATGTTAAGCTATATTCGTGTGGCTTTGAGGGAAGGAAGAGCGATGGGCTGTGCAGTATAAAGATATGCTGTACAGTGGATTGTTGCTTTTCCCTACGCCGGTATAAACCGAATCAGGTTCAAAGGGACTATCTCAATTCTATACAGAATACCCCCAAAGCCATTCCAAACTTAAACAAAAAAGTGGACTTTTCATATTAAAAGAGGGTGCATCATCATCATGAAAATGAATTGCGCCTTTCAGTCGGAACTAATTTCAGTGTATTCATCCGGGGTATAAGTAACTCGCGCAAAATTTTTGGTTAAAAGTTCTGTTTCTAAAATCTTTCCCCCTTGAAATTTTAAAAACTTCTCGCGCCAGATCTCATTCTTCCGAAAGAATTGATTGTCTATTTTAAGAAATTGGTGCTCTTTTTCAAATACATGGTACGCAAAATCCAACTCTTGGTCGATTCTCAATTCACCTTCTAAACATTTGTGGGTAAACCACAGATTTATTTGAAAGGTGTAAGGGGTATTGTTAGTGAACTGATAGTCCCTATAGTTATAAAATACCGTAGCGCCACTACCGAAAGGTAGTACACGGCCATCATCGGGAAAAGGATCAAAAGAGTGGTGGTAGCGTTCGGTGACCGTAAGCGGGCTATGAAGGACAAGCCAATGGATGAGATTTGATATTTGACAGATTCCACCGCCAATGCCCGCTCGCGCTTCGCCGAAAGAAAGTTCCATTCCAGGCAGATACCCTTTTTTTGCGGTAGGTAGTCCTACCAATTTACAAAATGAAAAAGTTTCTTGGGGCCTGATCAGAATGCTCGTGATCTGTGACGCTGCAATTTTCAGATTGGTAACTTTATTGATCTGCAATTGCATGTTGTTTTCGCCCAGTTTTTTTAATAATACAGACTGGTGTTTTTTAACGCGGAAGGGAAGTTTCTCAGCTAATTTAACAGCCGCGTATTTTTTATCATCCAACAGCCAGCCGGCTTTTCGGTAAATTCTTCGTATGCATACCGCAAGAAAGTAGAGGATTGGATGACGTTGACTTAGCAGTATTCTTTTTCTCAATTCGACCTTTTTTGCTTTCAAAATTAATGAAGAAATGTATGTATTCACACTCTTTTTCTCCTTTTTGAAAAGTTTGTCCCATGATTTGTCCCACGATTTGCGACACGATTTGTACCCTGGTTTTGAGGGCTTGCTATCTTTAGTGATTATAAAGGACGGGTTACAACAGCAATATCAAGAAATAAACAATAGTCGGATAGATTTTCAGCTTCAAGTTATCATTCATGTGTAGAGATATTGCTGTCGTAGGTTTTGCTAGCTAGTTTAACACTTCTTTCAAAAATAATAACGTATGCGCCCAGGCGCGTTTGGCCATCACTGGATTATACTCTGGAGACTCTGGATTCGTAAACGTATGCCCTGAATTTGCATAGGTAACTATTTGCCAGTCTGCTTTTCCTTCATTTAATTCGTTGACCAACCCATCGTAATCTTCTTTGGATACACTTTTATCGTCGGCAGGATGCTCAACAAGCACTTTTGTTTTGATAGCACCATTGGGTCTGTTTGCAGATTTGGATAGGCCGCCATGAATACTGACCACTGCATTGACGGGTAAATGCGCTCTTGCGGCTTCGAGCGCGCCGGTACCTCCAAAACAGTAGCCAATGATAGCAATCTTGTTGGGATCCGCTCCTTCTTTTTTTAGTTGTTCTAATGCTAGCGTGATGCGATGCTGATAAGCCTTATAGTCGGTTTTATAATGTCCGGCAATTTTCGATGCTGCCGTGTTGTCTGAGGGAATGTTCCCTTCACCGTAAATGTCAGCAATGAAAGCAATGTAGCCTTCTTTTTCCAGTTGTAATGCGGCTTGTTTCGCTTCGTTGTCAATTCCCTTCCATGCCGGGAGAATGAGGACAGCTGCTCCTTTTTTTGCCGTATTGGCGGTAATCAATCCGTTGAGTTTTTGCTCACCATCTTGATACGGAATTTGTTTTAGTTCTTGTGCTTGTGAGGTCATGGTAACCATGGTAAGCAGCAATAGGGTCATTACTTTTTTCATATGTAAATAATTTTTCTGACTATGTATTTGCAATCATCGTTACGCTAATATTTATCCTTTTTGATTGGGCTGTTTTTTGCTCTTGGCAACTGAATCAAGACTTTATAGATTCAATAACGCCAATAACGTCGAGTTGCCCAAAACCGTTTTCATGCGCTTTTCCGTACGTCTCAAGCAGTGCTTTTAAAAGCGGATAATCCGCGCCAGCCTGTTGGGCCAGCAGGATATCTTTTAGCATAAGATCCAGCGCGAACGCTGGAGCGTAATTTTCTTCCACAAGCAAAGGCGTTTTCACTTTTGTCGCACCACTGCCGCTGGCACTATCGTTGATAATTTCGAGCATTTGCCCCCGATTAATGCCCAATTTGTCTGAAAACAGGATCGTCTCCGCAAGCCCTTGATAAATGGTGGATAGAAAATAGTTTATGGCAAGTTTGGCCGAGATCCCCTGGCCATTTTCACCAAGATGTTTGATCGATTTGCCCATTTTCTCAAGGTAGGGTTTAGCGCGATAAACATGTTCTGATTTGCCACCGACCATAATAATAAGGTTGCCTTCAGCCGCTGGTTTAGTACTGCCGGCTACAGGTGCATCAATAAAAGCACCGCCTTTTTCTTTTAATTTCGATGCAGTAGAAATGGAGCCTTCGCGCGAGATTGTACTCATATCGACAAATAGTTTACCCTTGACATTGCAGTGAAGGATTTTTTCATATACATCGTCGACAGCATCATCATTCGTGAGCATGGAAAATATGATATCACTTTTATCGACGAGTTCGGCGATATCTTTACTGATCAAATGCTCTTCAAAACCCACTGTCTTACTGCTGTTTCTGTTAAAAACAGCAAGTGGGTATCCAGCTTTTAATAGATTTTTAGCCATGGGATAACCCATATTTCCGAGTCCTATAAATCCTAATTTTTCTATCTTCATCTAAAAATAAAATGATATGAATACCTTTCGAAATTTACTTATAGCTAAAGATACGAATGTTTTGTTCAATCCACCAATACTCTTATTTCGTTGCGAAGCAATACAATTTTATCCTCCTGTTCCAGCTTTTTTAGAATTCGGGAAACAACCACACGGGATGTGTTGAGGTCGGAAGCAATCTCTTGATGGGTGAGGGTGAGTATTCGGTCGTCATTCAGTTTTACCTTCGCCTGGAGATAGTTCATAATTCTTTCTTCCATATTAGAAAAGGCTAAGCTATCAATGGCTTGTAACATTTCATCCATACGGCTTGAATAGCTTGAGATTATGAAATTTCGCCAAGAGGGATATTTTCCCATCCAAAGATTGACAAGTTCGTTGGGAATCATTGCCACCGTAGTTTTTTTCTCAGCACGTGCACGGATTTCACTCTTTTTATTTCCCAGACAGCAGGCAATTGACATCGTACAGGTTTGACCTTTTTCCAAATAATAGAGCAACAATTCGCCTTTATCTTCATCCTCCCGGACAATTTTTATTGCCCCATCTAGGAGAAGGGGCATAGACTTAATGTATTGATTGGTATCGATGATCAGATCACCTTCAAGGAAGGTTTTTATATGCACGTTTTCAACTATTTCAGCGATTAATTGCGTTTCAAGAATGCCTGTATAAGCTTGTTCTATGGATAACATATTTTTTAAATTAGTTAAAGTTAATTATTTTTTAGGCTTATTTCAGCTGTTGTGGGAAGAAAACGGGTAGGAGGAAACGACGGATTGAAAGAAATAATTTTCAGTACCCCATGAGTATAGGCTATAAAATCTTTTATGTAATTCATAAAGACCGGGAAATGATAAATTTTGATTTATTTAAAACCGACAAAATATTATTCTAATTATTTTTGATATTTTTTCATGAATAGAATGAATATATTGTGTTTATTTTATGTATGCAGTATTTTTATTGAGTCTTTTTGCTGAAAGTTACTGTTATTCTGTTGAAGATTAAAATTTATTTTTTCTATATAGAGATATGGTACCATATTGGTATTGTTAAAATTAGTTAAAAAGACAATCAATTCCTAATTTTGCGGCACAAAAACAAAACAATCACATCTAACATGAAAAAGTCTTTACTTTTTTTTGCCCTTGTTTTTGCTAGTTACGGTGCCGTTCAAGGTCAAACAGCAAATACTGGTTCGGTTTCAGGAGTTGTCAAAGAAGCTACTGGACAAACGGTTAAAGGAGCAACCATTAAAATTACCCACATCCCAAGTGGACAAGTTGTAAGTGGCTCGGCCGATGCCCAAGGAAAATTTCAAATTTCAAATCTTCAAGAAGGTGGGCCTTATAAAGTTGAGGTCACTTATATCGGAGAAACGCCAGTTATTTTTGAAAACATCCTATTGAAATCGGGGGAATCGTTGAATATCAATCCGACTTTTACGGGTGGATCTTCAACAAATTTGGATGAGGTTGTTGTTGTCGGTCATGGGGTTATCGATATTGCTGCGGGAAGAAAGACACCGATTGCCGTTTCTACGATCCGTAAGCAGGATTTAGAGGAAAGGGTAGGTGCACAGGATATTACTTCCGCATTAGCTAATACCCCTTCGGTCTATATCACCGGTCAGGCAAAAGGTTTTGGGGAGTCTTCCATGACAACACGCGGTTTTGATCAATCCAATACCGCATTTTTGTTGAACGGTCAACCTATCAATGGTATGGACAACGGAAGTGTATATTGGTCAAATTGGTCGGGACTCACAGATATTGCCTCTTTAGTGCAGATTCAACGTGGTTTGGGATCATCTAAATTAGCAATTTCATCTGTCGGCGGAACCGTGAACTACGTGACACAGTCCACCGCAATGAAAGAAGGTGGTTTTGTCCGCACTACTGTTGGTAACGATATGTTTATGAAGGCAACAGTGGGTTACAATACCGGTCTGATGAAAAACGGTTTTGCTGTTTCGGCAATGTTTACACAGTGGTCAGGTAACGGTTATATGGACCATACGGAAGGTGCTGGACAAAGCTATTTCTTGTCTGTCGGATATAAAGCCAACGAAAAACACAACCTGAACTTTATGGTAACAGGTGCTCCCCAATGGCATAATCAAGGATATACCTCAAAATTGTCGAACTATCTTGCTAATGGCCGACGTTACAACGACAATTATAAGGATGCAAATGGCGTAATGATGAATGCGCAGAAGAATTTTTATCATAAGCCTGTCGCCAACTTAAACTGGGACTGGACGATCGACGATAAATCATCTTTATCTACCGTTGTATATGCTTCTTTAGCAGCAGGTGGGGGCCAATCTTTGCGGAGTGACAAATACAATACAGGTAAATATTTAGCTGCTGATGTGAACAATCACCAATGGTTTGGTATAGTTTCTAACTATAACCGTAAACTTTCAGAATCCTTAAATTTCAATGTGGGTTTTGATGTAAGGGATTATAAAGGTACACATTATCGTAAATTGACTAATCCACTTGGAAATGCAAATGGTGTTGTATTGGGCGGTAATGTTAATTTTCCTAATAAGCCATTGGTTACGAATACATACTCGACAAATCCTTGGAAAGCGTTCTCCAGCAAACCTGATTCGCGTGATGAACGTTTAGCTTGGGATTACAATCAATACATCCGTTATGGAGGTCTGTTTGGTCAATTGGAATATGCCAAAGATGGCTTTACCGCATTCTTCCAAGGATCGGTTTCTGAACAGCAAAACAAACGTTCTGATTATTTTCAATATACACCGGGTAATGAGGATTCTAAAGACGTGAACAACTTTGGATACAACACAAAAGGTGGTGTAAGTTATACCTTGGGGCATCATAGTATTTTTGGTAATGCAGGGTATTATTCCCGTCAGCCTTATCAAAACAATATTTTCATGAATTATGCAAATGATATCAATGAAAATGCCGAAAATGAAAAAATCTTGGGTTTAGAAGCTGGATATAAGTTTGCTTCTCGATTTTTGGATGTGAATGTCAATGTTTACCGCACAACTTGGGAAAATCGCGTTACTGGAAGCTCAAGTTTAGCGACGGCTGATGATGTGAAAAAATACAATCCGACAAATGACCCTGGTATTTTAGTCGAAGGAGCCTATTTATATACAACGAATTACGGCGTAAAACAGGTACATAGAGGGGTAGAAGTTGATTTTGAGGCGCGCCCAATCGAAAAATTAAGCCTGACAGGATTTTTATCGATAGGTGACTGGAAATACGATGGAGCAGTAAACTCGGTCGTACGTAACGATAACCGCGTAGAATTGGGACGTTCACAGGTAAACTTGACAGGTGAGCATGTTGGTAATGCTGCGCAAACTTCCTATGGATTTGGTGCTAAATATAAGGTGTTTAAGGGGCTATCTGTAGATGCAAATTATAGATATTATGAGCGTTTGTACGCATCGAATTATCGCAGAGAAGTAATTGATGGTCAAACATATGGGCGTTATCTGAAATTACCGTGTTTTAATCTTTTGGACGCAGGTCTTTCTTACCATCTTCAGGTGAGTGATAAGAACGACATAAGTTTCCGTGTTAACATGAATAATGTATTGAATAAGTTTTATATTTCTGAAGCAACATCCAGCAATTTGGTAACAGATGTTAACAATTCTTGGAATGGTATAGATACATCCAATTTCGTTTTAATCGGACAGGGTA
The genomic region above belongs to Sphingobacterium zeae and contains:
- a CDS encoding Crp/Fnr family transcriptional regulator, producing the protein MLSIEQAYTGILETQLIAEIVENVHIKTFLEGDLIIDTNQYIKSMPLLLDGAIKIVREDEDKGELLLYYLEKGQTCTMSIACCLGNKKSEIRARAEKKTTVAMIPNELVNLWMGKYPSWRNFIISSYSSRMDEMLQAIDSLAFSNMEERIMNYLQAKVKLNDDRILTLTHQEIASDLNTSRVVVSRILKKLEQEDKIVLLRNEIRVLVD
- a CDS encoding TonB-dependent receptor; translation: MKKSLLFFALVFASYGAVQGQTANTGSVSGVVKEATGQTVKGATIKITHIPSGQVVSGSADAQGKFQISNLQEGGPYKVEVTYIGETPVIFENILLKSGESLNINPTFTGGSSTNLDEVVVVGHGVIDIAAGRKTPIAVSTIRKQDLEERVGAQDITSALANTPSVYITGQAKGFGESSMTTRGFDQSNTAFLLNGQPINGMDNGSVYWSNWSGLTDIASLVQIQRGLGSSKLAISSVGGTVNYVTQSTAMKEGGFVRTTVGNDMFMKATVGYNTGLMKNGFAVSAMFTQWSGNGYMDHTEGAGQSYFLSVGYKANEKHNLNFMVTGAPQWHNQGYTSKLSNYLANGRRYNDNYKDANGVMMNAQKNFYHKPVANLNWDWTIDDKSSLSTVVYASLAAGGGQSLRSDKYNTGKYLAADVNNHQWFGIVSNYNRKLSESLNFNVGFDVRDYKGTHYRKLTNPLGNANGVVLGGNVNFPNKPLVTNTYSTNPWKAFSSKPDSRDERLAWDYNQYIRYGGLFGQLEYAKDGFTAFFQGSVSEQQNKRSDYFQYTPGNEDSKDVNNFGYNTKGGVSYTLGHHSIFGNAGYYSRQPYQNNIFMNYANDINENAENEKILGLEAGYKFASRFLDVNVNVYRTTWENRVTGSSSLATADDVKKYNPTNDPGILVEGAYLYTTNYGVKQVHRGVEVDFEARPIEKLSLTGFLSIGDWKYDGAVNSVVRNDNRVELGRSQVNLTGEHVGNAAQTSYGFGAKYKVFKGLSVDANYRYYERLYASNYRREVIDGQTYGRYLKLPCFNLLDAGLSYHLQVSDKNDISFRVNMNNVLNKFYISEATSSNLVTDVNNSWNGIDTSNFVLIGQGRTWNASVKFTF
- the thiE gene encoding thiamine phosphate synthase produces the protein MHINPLFPYPLYLVISERDCYPKNWLKVAEEAIIGGVDLIQLREKADDAAAFLDKAVRLKKLTDHYGIPLVINDAVEIAAQIEAWGIHVGQNDLQPLAIREKYGDKLTIGWSIEAVQQLESQQMLFVDHLGVSPIFSTPTKRDTVTEWGITGLKQLRNSTEKPLIAIGSINFQTAQQAWNAGADSIAVVSAICQSADPRQASAQLKALLK
- a CDS encoding VanW family protein; the protein is MRKRILLSQRHPILYFLAVCIRRIYRKAGWLLDDKKYAAVKLAEKLPFRVKKHQSVLLKKLGENNMQLQINKVTNLKIAASQITSILIRPQETFSFCKLVGLPTAKKGYLPGMELSFGEARAGIGGGICQISNLIHWLVLHSPLTVTERYHHSFDPFPDDGRVLPFGSGATVFYNYRDYQFTNNTPYTFQINLWFTHKCLEGELRIDQELDFAYHVFEKEHQFLKIDNQFFRKNEIWREKFLKFQGGKILETELLTKNFARVTYTPDEYTEISSD
- a CDS encoding dienelactone hydrolase family protein — translated: MKKVMTLLLLTMVTMTSQAQELKQIPYQDGEQKLNGLITANTAKKGAAVLILPAWKGIDNEAKQAALQLEKEGYIAFIADIYGEGNIPSDNTAASKIAGHYKTDYKAYQHRITLALEQLKKEGADPNKIAIIGYCFGGTGALEAARAHLPVNAVVSIHGGLSKSANRPNGAIKTKVLVEHPADDKSVSKEDYDGLVNELNEGKADWQIVTYANSGHTFTNPESPEYNPVMAKRAWAHTLLFLKEVLN
- the thiM gene encoding hydroxyethylthiazole kinase; amino-acid sequence: MEDSIINLLEQVRIEKPLVHNITNLVVMNTTANALLALGASPVMVHSPLEVREVVDISQALVINIGTLSEHTAEAMLVATEHANTIGRPWVLDPVGAGISAFRNDLLSNLLALKPTVIRGNASEIITLYNSNQPNTKGVDSTADSKDALRFGKLLQQHTGSIICISGNIDYILSEKHTVEVYNGHPLMTQVTGLGCSATAIIGAFLAVTDRYFEAAAAGVSLLSLAGELAAQSASGPGTLQLHLYDELYRLNADRIQSSLKIKRYAH
- a CDS encoding NAD(P)-dependent oxidoreductase, which produces MKIEKLGFIGLGNMGYPMAKNLLKAGYPLAVFNRNSSKTVGFEEHLISKDIAELVDKSDIIFSMLTNDDAVDDVYEKILHCNVKGKLFVDMSTISREGSISTASKLKEKGGAFIDAPVAGSTKPAAEGNLIIMVGGKSEHVYRAKPYLEKMGKSIKHLGENGQGISAKLAINYFLSTIYQGLAETILFSDKLGINRGQMLEIINDSASGSGATKVKTPLLVEENYAPAFALDLMLKDILLAQQAGADYPLLKALLETYGKAHENGFGQLDVIGVIESIKS